A genomic segment from Variovorax paradoxus B4 encodes:
- a CDS encoding glutathione S-transferase, translated as MTTYQLHYWPTIQGRGEFVRLALEAAGADYVDVARLPESKGGGESALGDRLDDPDIVRPSFAPPFLIDGDIVVGQTAAILLYLGPRLGLAGVGESDGLWTHQLQLTIADVVAEAHDTHHPISTGAYYEDQRDAAVQRARAFREERIPKFLNWFERVLRRNPAGSSHLVGDVLTYADLSLFQLVEGLRYAFPKAAARALAATPAVEKLHDNVRRRQRVHDYLQSPRRIAFNEYGIFRRYAELDG; from the coding sequence ATGACCACCTACCAACTCCACTACTGGCCCACCATCCAGGGCCGCGGGGAATTCGTGCGGCTCGCGCTCGAGGCGGCCGGTGCGGACTATGTCGACGTGGCGCGGCTGCCCGAATCGAAGGGCGGCGGGGAGTCCGCACTGGGCGACCGGCTCGACGACCCCGACATCGTCCGCCCCTCCTTCGCGCCGCCGTTCCTGATCGACGGCGACATCGTCGTGGGACAGACCGCGGCCATCCTGCTGTACCTCGGGCCGCGGCTGGGCCTCGCGGGCGTCGGCGAATCCGACGGCCTGTGGACGCACCAGCTGCAGCTCACCATCGCCGACGTGGTGGCCGAGGCGCACGACACGCACCACCCGATTTCCACCGGCGCCTACTACGAGGACCAGCGCGATGCGGCCGTGCAGCGCGCGCGGGCCTTCCGCGAGGAGCGGATTCCCAAGTTCCTGAACTGGTTCGAGCGCGTGCTGCGGCGCAACCCCGCGGGGTCGTCGCACCTGGTGGGTGATGTGCTGACCTATGCCGACCTGTCGCTGTTCCAGCTGGTCGAAGGCCTGCGCTATGCGTTCCCGAAGGCCGCGGCCCGGGCGCTGGCCGCCACGCCGGCGGTCGAGAAGCTGCACGACAACGTCCGGCGCCGCCAGCGCGTGCACGACTACCTGCAAAGCCCGCGCCGCATCGCGTTCAACGAGTACGGGATCTTCAGGCGCTATGCGGAGCTGGATGGCTGA
- a CDS encoding FMN-dependent NADH-azoreductase, translating to MKELLYIETSPRKTRSASIEVAGAFIDEVTRIHPACHVTTLNPWTMQLPELSQDMLDAKYAGINGVPLSDAQQTAWDEVRRVAAPFHAADHIVLAMPLWNFGIPYKLKHLIDVVSHKDVLFRFDASGLSGMLQTRRATVVCARGLDYPLGKDGSAHALDFQLPYIETWLRFIGVREVRSVVVEKTLMGPEVDADARAEARRRAVELAEGL from the coding sequence ATGAAAGAACTGCTTTACATCGAGACCTCGCCCAGGAAGACGCGTTCCGCCAGCATCGAAGTGGCCGGCGCCTTCATCGACGAAGTGACGCGCATCCACCCGGCCTGCCATGTCACCACCCTGAACCCGTGGACCATGCAGCTGCCCGAGCTGTCGCAGGACATGCTCGACGCCAAGTACGCCGGCATCAACGGCGTGCCGTTGAGCGACGCCCAGCAAACGGCCTGGGACGAGGTGCGTCGCGTCGCCGCGCCTTTTCACGCCGCGGACCACATCGTGCTGGCGATGCCGCTGTGGAACTTCGGCATTCCCTACAAGCTGAAGCACCTGATCGACGTGGTGTCGCACAAGGACGTGCTGTTCCGCTTCGACGCCTCGGGTCTCTCGGGCATGCTCCAGACCCGGCGGGCGACGGTGGTGTGCGCGAGGGGCCTGGACTACCCGCTGGGAAAAGACGGCTCCGCGCACGCGCTCGACTTCCAGCTGCCCTACATCGAGACCTGGCTGCGCTTCATCGGCGTGCGCGAGGTGCGCTCCGTGGTGGTCGAGAAGACGCTGATGGGGCCGGAAGTCGATGCCGATGCGAGAGCCGAGGCCAGGCGCCGCGCTGTGGAGCTTGCCGAGGGGCTCTGA
- a CDS encoding LysR family transcriptional regulator, whose product MLDSQQLRAFVSVADHGSVTRAADAMHLTQSAVSAQIRRLEEQLGCRVFDRTTRSLQLTAQGSVLLSYARSILNLQQQAVSRLAAPRHAPATLRLGCSEGFPSGWLFAALAGFRQRRPDVHVEITCGISTVLAKQVRQRSLDLMVGTVCDAGSDTETLWMEPLVWAFSTKALLDPDAPAPLAFLSEPCPFREAALASLAGHGTTNWQVVLTAQGSGALVAAAAAGLAITVLTPSGMPPILRSIPPGSFLPPLPPARFVIQRAEGSAAPKPLAALVDEVREACFRWRGAHAGALDA is encoded by the coding sequence ATGCTCGACTCCCAACAGCTGCGCGCCTTCGTCTCGGTGGCCGACCACGGCAGCGTGACCCGGGCGGCCGACGCCATGCACCTGACGCAATCGGCCGTGAGCGCGCAGATCCGGCGGCTCGAAGAGCAGCTGGGCTGCCGCGTCTTCGACCGCACCACCCGGTCGCTGCAGCTCACAGCCCAGGGCAGCGTGCTGCTGAGCTATGCCAGGAGCATCCTCAACCTGCAGCAGCAGGCGGTCTCCAGGCTCGCGGCGCCCCGTCATGCGCCGGCCACGCTGCGCCTCGGATGCTCGGAGGGGTTCCCTAGCGGATGGCTGTTCGCCGCGCTCGCGGGCTTTCGCCAGCGCAGGCCCGACGTGCATGTGGAAATCACCTGCGGCATCAGCACGGTGCTGGCCAAACAGGTGCGGCAGCGCTCGCTCGACCTGATGGTCGGAACGGTCTGCGACGCCGGAAGCGACACCGAAACGCTCTGGATGGAGCCGCTGGTCTGGGCTTTTTCGACAAAGGCGCTGCTCGACCCCGACGCGCCCGCCCCGCTGGCTTTTCTCTCGGAGCCCTGTCCGTTCCGCGAAGCCGCGCTTGCCTCGTTGGCCGGGCACGGAACGACGAACTGGCAGGTCGTGCTGACCGCGCAGGGCTCGGGCGCATTGGTGGCCGCCGCGGCCGCCGGCCTGGCGATCACCGTGCTGACGCCCTCGGGCATGCCGCCCATCCTGCGCTCCATTCCGCCGGGCAGCTTTCTGCCGCCGCTGCCGCCCGCGCGCTTCGTGATCCAGCGCGCCGAAGGGAGCGCGGCGCCGAAGCCGCTGGCGGCGCTGGTCGACGAGGTGCGCGAGGCCTGCTTCAGGTGGCGCGGGGCGCACGCGGGAGCGCTCGACGCGTAG
- a CDS encoding Bug family tripartite tricarboxylate transporter substrate binding protein: MHPTQPTRRHILNAGLGLGLAGLAPLAAHADDKFPSRPITLVVPFPPGGSVDIMARQYSEPLSSALGVPIVVENRAGAGGSVASQMVARAKPDGYTLVVSSQSSHLANPLTQPKVGYDPIKDFENIAILGRQPNALVVHSSLPIKSFKEFIDYAKKNPGKLNYGSGGVGSMGQLNVEMLKAATGVFTTHIPYRGGTPLITAVLANEVQFILDNLVIMLPHVQAGRVRALAVAADKRLPQLPDVPTMAEVGYPQLNLTSWTGLAAPGGTPDAIVQTLYKAVRQVATSPAMQASLKERGVIAPEEMTPAAFEKMMSERLVKFGEVVRKAGITAE, encoded by the coding sequence ATGCACCCCACACAACCCACTCGTCGCCACATCCTCAACGCCGGCCTGGGCCTTGGCCTCGCGGGCCTGGCGCCGCTGGCGGCACACGCCGACGACAAGTTCCCCTCGCGCCCCATCACGCTCGTGGTGCCGTTCCCTCCGGGCGGGTCGGTGGACATCATGGCGCGCCAGTATTCGGAGCCGCTGTCGAGCGCGCTGGGCGTGCCCATCGTGGTGGAGAACCGCGCCGGTGCGGGCGGCTCGGTGGCGTCGCAGATGGTGGCGCGCGCCAAGCCCGACGGCTACACGCTGGTGGTGTCGTCGCAGAGCAGTCACCTGGCCAACCCGCTCACGCAGCCCAAGGTGGGCTATGACCCCATCAAGGATTTCGAGAACATCGCCATCCTGGGCCGCCAGCCCAATGCGCTGGTGGTGCATTCGAGCCTGCCCATCAAGAGCTTCAAGGAGTTCATCGACTACGCGAAGAAGAACCCCGGCAAGCTCAACTACGGCAGCGGCGGCGTGGGCAGCATGGGCCAGCTCAACGTGGAGATGCTCAAGGCCGCCACGGGCGTGTTCACCACGCACATCCCCTACCGCGGCGGCACGCCGCTGATCACGGCCGTGCTGGCCAACGAGGTGCAGTTCATTCTCGACAACCTGGTCATCATGCTGCCGCACGTGCAGGCCGGCAGGGTGCGCGCGCTCGCCGTGGCGGCCGACAAGCGCCTGCCGCAGCTGCCCGACGTGCCCACCATGGCCGAAGTGGGCTACCCCCAGCTCAACCTCACGTCGTGGACGGGGCTGGCCGCCCCGGGCGGCACGCCGGACGCCATCGTGCAGACGCTGTACAAGGCCGTGCGCCAGGTGGCCACGTCGCCGGCCATGCAGGCCAGCCTCAAGGAGCGCGGCGTGATCGCGCCCGAGGAAATGACGCCTGCCGCCTTCGAGAAGATGATGTCCGAGCGCCTCGTCAAGTTTGGCGAGGTGGTGCGCAAGGCGGGGATCACGGCCGAGTAG
- a CDS encoding M20 family metallopeptidase produces the protein MQDTLEESRSQLRARLLDWLAGQGQAMQDLLQKVVDIDSGSRNEAGVTAVATALRERLEAAGVAVQFEPVPGYGVLLHAQVPGPAEGAPILLMGHMDTVYPAGTAARRPFRVEDGRAYGPGVADMKSGLVMNVFVAEAFARCGGLKAPLQLFFSCDEEIGSAATRDRIMAKARGARAVLNAEPGRVSGNLVTSRKGSMVVEFEVEGVAAHAGINHAAGASAIEALARKILALHALTDPATGVTANVGVVHGGIVPNMVAPHAKAELDMRFTSETDPDELLAKVRGIVEEESVPRTKGRVTGSRRTMPMKPTPDELLALYQHGARALGFEVQGEFTGGAADSGLTASVGAPTLCGTGPVGGHAHTEREYCELATFVPRAQAVALAILDHP, from the coding sequence ATGCAGGATACCCTTGAAGAGAGCCGCTCGCAGCTGCGAGCCCGCCTCCTGGACTGGCTGGCCGGCCAGGGGCAGGCCATGCAAGATCTGTTGCAGAAAGTGGTCGACATCGACAGCGGCAGCCGCAACGAAGCGGGCGTGACCGCCGTGGCCACGGCGCTGCGCGAGCGCCTGGAGGCGGCCGGCGTGGCCGTGCAGTTCGAGCCCGTGCCGGGCTATGGCGTGCTGCTGCATGCCCAGGTGCCCGGGCCCGCCGAGGGCGCGCCCATCCTGCTCATGGGGCACATGGACACCGTGTACCCGGCCGGCACCGCGGCACGCCGGCCCTTCCGCGTGGAAGACGGGCGCGCCTACGGTCCCGGCGTGGCCGACATGAAGTCGGGCCTGGTGATGAACGTGTTCGTGGCCGAGGCCTTCGCGCGCTGCGGCGGGCTGAAGGCGCCGCTGCAGCTGTTCTTCTCGTGCGACGAAGAGATCGGCTCGGCCGCCACGCGCGACCGCATCATGGCCAAGGCGCGCGGCGCGCGGGCGGTGCTGAACGCCGAGCCGGGCCGCGTCAGCGGCAATCTCGTCACCAGCCGCAAGGGCTCGATGGTGGTGGAGTTCGAGGTCGAGGGCGTCGCCGCCCATGCGGGCATCAACCACGCGGCCGGCGCCAGTGCCATCGAGGCGCTGGCCCGCAAGATCCTCGCGCTGCATGCGCTGACCGATCCGGCCACGGGCGTGACCGCCAACGTGGGCGTGGTGCACGGCGGCATCGTGCCCAACATGGTGGCGCCGCATGCCAAGGCCGAGCTGGACATGCGCTTCACGTCGGAAACGGACCCGGACGAACTGCTCGCGAAGGTGCGCGGCATCGTCGAGGAAGAGTCCGTGCCGCGCACCAAGGGGCGCGTGACCGGATCGCGACGCACCATGCCCATGAAGCCCACGCCCGACGAGCTGCTGGCGCTCTACCAGCACGGTGCCCGGGCCCTGGGCTTCGAGGTGCAGGGAGAGTTCACGGGCGGCGCGGCCGACAGCGGCCTGACCGCCTCGGTGGGCGCGCCCACGCTGTGCGGCACCGGCCCCGTGGGCGGGCACGCGCACACCGAGCGCGAGTACTGCGAGCTCGCCACCTTCGTGCCGCGCGCCCAGGCCGTGGCGCTGGCCATCCTGGACCACCCCTGA
- a CDS encoding MurR/RpiR family transcriptional regulator gives MKLSLQESTGLLTERLARQGRELTASERALAEALGRDYPHALLESATALAAHNGTSASTVVRLFAKLGYASYAEAQREARAEVTALLQTAGQRAPVTIGTQRSLQQCVDDALLHDQHNITATRDGLDMAAFEAMATRIAKGKGRLFVLAQINSAPVAAWLALHLNMCRPGVHELGAGAVTATDQLLWIQPEDALLAFSIRRYSSGPVNVARRFREAGAQVLAITDSATAPLAALAHHRVQVRTSNASPFDSYTAAFFVCNALVSAVAQLRHEAVSQALARRDQLWKDVEASQLIVDEVPVRAGRRKGGKG, from the coding sequence ATGAAATTATCATTGCAAGAATCGACAGGCTTGCTCACCGAGCGCCTGGCCCGCCAGGGCCGCGAGCTGACGGCCAGCGAACGCGCCCTGGCCGAGGCCCTGGGGCGCGACTATCCGCACGCATTGCTGGAATCCGCCACCGCCCTGGCCGCGCACAACGGCACCAGCGCCTCCACCGTGGTGCGGCTGTTCGCCAAGCTGGGCTACGCGAGCTATGCCGAGGCGCAGCGCGAAGCGCGCGCGGAAGTGACCGCGCTGCTGCAGACGGCCGGGCAGCGCGCCCCCGTGACCATCGGCACGCAGCGCAGCCTGCAGCAGTGCGTGGACGACGCCCTGCTGCACGACCAGCACAACATCACCGCCACCCGTGACGGCCTGGACATGGCGGCGTTCGAGGCCATGGCCACGCGCATTGCCAAAGGCAAGGGTCGCCTCTTCGTGCTGGCGCAGATCAACAGCGCGCCCGTGGCCGCCTGGCTGGCCCTGCACCTCAACATGTGCCGCCCCGGCGTGCACGAGCTGGGCGCGGGCGCAGTCACCGCCACCGACCAGCTGCTGTGGATCCAGCCCGAAGACGCCCTGCTGGCCTTCAGCATCCGCCGCTATTCCAGCGGGCCGGTGAACGTGGCGCGGCGCTTTCGAGAAGCGGGCGCGCAGGTGCTGGCCATCACCGACAGCGCCACCGCGCCGCTGGCCGCGCTGGCCCACCACCGGGTGCAGGTGCGCACGTCCAACGCATCGCCGTTCGATTCCTACACCGCGGCGTTCTTTGTCTGCAATGCGCTGGTGTCCGCCGTGGCCCAGCTGCGGCACGAGGCGGTGTCGCAGGCGCTGGCGCGGCGCGACCAGCTGTGGAAGGACGTGGAGGCGTCGCAGCTCATCGTGGATGAGGTGCCTGTGCGGGCGGGGCGGCGCAAGGGGGGGAAAGGATAG
- a CDS encoding restriction endonuclease — MSTLKKELTGETGEVAHAPQRAWSPQVFEDIEWRRFEALCETLFGQAGVRTESQSHGADGGVDIWLYSAHSPKPMIVQCKHWRRKPVGVQQLREFFGVLKANDLQYGTFATSSTFTDDALVFAKANGINAQDQSGLLRLIGTRTPEQQQALLAVAYEGEYWKPTCVNCGVKMAERKPKEGGTPFWGCMNYGKTRCRFKLYTVSAR, encoded by the coding sequence TTGAGCACGCTGAAGAAAGAACTCACAGGCGAGACCGGCGAGGTGGCCCATGCGCCCCAGCGGGCGTGGTCGCCTCAGGTATTCGAGGACATCGAGTGGCGCCGCTTCGAGGCGTTGTGCGAAACGCTGTTTGGGCAGGCCGGCGTACGTACGGAGAGCCAGTCTCATGGCGCGGACGGCGGCGTCGACATCTGGCTTTATTCGGCACACAGCCCGAAGCCAATGATCGTTCAATGCAAGCACTGGCGCCGCAAGCCAGTCGGCGTCCAGCAGTTGCGCGAGTTCTTCGGTGTGCTCAAGGCCAACGACCTGCAGTACGGCACCTTCGCCACAAGCTCGACATTCACTGACGACGCGTTGGTCTTCGCCAAGGCCAATGGCATCAACGCACAAGATCAATCAGGTCTGCTGCGCCTCATTGGCACGCGCACGCCCGAGCAGCAGCAGGCACTGCTCGCAGTTGCCTACGAAGGCGAGTACTGGAAACCGACCTGCGTGAACTGCGGCGTGAAGATGGCGGAGAGAAAGCCCAAGGAGGGCGGCACACCGTTCTGGGGCTGCATGAACTACGGCAAGACGCGTTGCCGCTTCAAGCTCTACACGGTGTCCGCTCGGTAG